One Methanobacteriaceae archaeon DNA window includes the following coding sequences:
- a CDS encoding aspartate carbamoyltransferase regulatory subunit, translating to MKTPRELKVKPIKNGTVIDHISANNALKVLKILGLPSSKTSVTLAMNVQSSQMGSKDIVKIEGRELASREVDEIALIAPHATINIIRDYEIVAKGKVNLLDEIKNILTCSNPNCITNTEEPVNTRFTVLDNDPLILRCHYCERIMDQSEVETQFLVF from the coding sequence ATGAAAACTCCTCGAGAATTGAAGGTAAAACCCATTAAAAATGGTACAGTGATCGACCACATAAGTGCTAATAACGCCCTTAAGGTCCTTAAAATTCTGGGCCTTCCCAGTTCGAAAACTTCGGTTACCCTGGCTATGAATGTGCAATCAAGTCAGATGGGAAGTAAGGACATTGTTAAAATTGAAGGAAGGGAACTTGCATCGCGTGAAGTGGATGAAATTGCACTTATAGCACCCCACGCCACCATTAATATTATCAGAGATTATGAAATTGTTGCCAAAGGTAAAGTCAATCTTTTAGATGAAATTAAGAATATTCTAACTTGCTCCAATCCCAACTGTATCACTAACACTGAGGAGCCGGTTAACACCCGTTTCACCGTACTTGATAACGACCCCTTAATACTTCGTTGCCACTACTGTGAAAGGATTATGGATCAAAGCGAAGTTGAAACACAATTCCTGGTCTTTTAG
- a CDS encoding YjbQ family protein: MKTIREIIEIRTSERVEIQDITREVEGVLTRSGIKEGLLNVYSRHSTSGVAINENESGLISDFKLALQKLVPQNAGYQHDRIDNNADSHIRGFLIGGSETIPIENGRLMLGTWQSIFFVELDGPRHRKLTVTIMGE, encoded by the coding sequence TTGAAAACTATCCGCGAAATAATTGAAATTAGAACTTCAGAAAGGGTGGAAATACAGGATATAACCCGTGAAGTGGAGGGCGTTTTAACACGTAGTGGTATTAAAGAGGGACTGTTAAATGTATACAGTCGTCACTCAACATCTGGAGTGGCTATAAACGAGAATGAATCTGGTTTAATCTCTGATTTTAAATTAGCATTACAGAAACTTGTTCCCCAGAATGCAGGCTACCAGCATGACCGTATTGATAACAATGCAGATAGTCATATCCGTGGATTCTTAATTGGAGGTAGCGAAACAATACCTATTGAGAATGGTAGGTTGATGCTGGGCACCTGGCAGAGCATATTCTTTGTTGAACTGGACGGACCAAGGCATCGGAAGTTAACAGTAACCATAATGGGAGAATAA
- a CDS encoding TCP-1/cpn60 chaperonin family protein, whose amino-acid sequence MAQLGGQGQPIIIMPEGSSRVLGRDAQRVNIMAGKVLAETIRTTLGPKGMDKMLVDSMGDIVVTNDGVTILREMDIEHPAAKMLVEVAKTQEDEVGDGTTTAVIIAGELLKKAEDLLDQEIHPTTLVMGYRRAAAKAQEILNEIAIDANDSETLKMVAMTAMTGKGTEKAREPLADLVVSAVMQVEEDGKVDQDHINIHRIQGATINDSTIVNGVVIDKSRADNSMPKTIEDARIALLKYPIEVKDLETDAKIKLTDPAQMQAFIEQEEQMIKDMVDKIVDTGANVLFCQKGIDDLAQHLLAREGILAVKRVRKSDMERLGKATGGQLVTNIEDLTSEDLGKAGKVYEKKIFDEVLIFVEECVEPKAVSLILRGSTRHVAEEIERAVEDAIGVVSATLEDGKVVAGGGAPEIAIAKGLKEYADTISGREQLAVAAFAEALEVVPKTLAENAGLDQIDALVDLRAAHENNPYMGLDVFKGDVTDMKEAKVIEPHRVKKQAIQSAAEAAEMILRIDDMIASSGPSEPDMGGMEGMGGMPGGMPPM is encoded by the coding sequence GTGGCACAATTAGGTGGACAAGGACAACCTATTATTATAATGCCTGAAGGTTCTTCTCGAGTTTTAGGAAGAGACGCTCAGAGAGTGAACATTATGGCTGGAAAAGTTCTCGCAGAAACAATCAGAACCACTCTTGGACCCAAGGGAATGGACAAGATGCTGGTAGACAGTATGGGAGATATCGTAGTTACTAACGATGGTGTAACCATCCTCAGGGAAATGGACATCGAACACCCTGCAGCTAAAATGCTGGTGGAAGTTGCTAAAACCCAGGAAGATGAAGTGGGAGATGGAACCACCACTGCAGTTATCATAGCTGGAGAACTCCTCAAAAAAGCCGAAGACCTCCTGGACCAGGAAATACACCCCACCACCTTGGTAATGGGATACCGCCGAGCCGCAGCCAAAGCACAGGAAATCTTAAACGAAATTGCCATTGATGCTAATGACAGCGAAACTCTCAAAATGGTGGCTATGACTGCCATGACTGGTAAAGGAACTGAAAAAGCACGTGAACCACTGGCAGATCTGGTAGTAAGTGCAGTTATGCAAGTGGAAGAGGATGGAAAAGTAGACCAGGATCATATAAACATCCACAGGATACAAGGTGCTACCATTAACGACTCAACAATTGTTAATGGGGTGGTAATTGACAAAAGTAGAGCAGACAATTCAATGCCGAAAACAATAGAAGATGCTAGAATAGCTCTACTCAAATATCCTATAGAAGTCAAAGACTTGGAAACTGATGCTAAAATCAAACTCACTGACCCGGCCCAGATGCAGGCTTTCATAGAACAGGAAGAACAGATGATCAAGGACATGGTTGATAAAATCGTGGACACTGGAGCCAACGTGTTATTCTGTCAGAAAGGAATTGATGATCTGGCACAGCACCTGCTGGCCAGGGAAGGAATCTTGGCTGTTAAAAGGGTGAGAAAATCTGACATGGAACGCTTAGGTAAAGCAACTGGCGGTCAGCTGGTAACCAACATTGAAGATTTGACATCAGAAGACCTGGGAAAGGCTGGTAAAGTCTATGAGAAGAAGATCTTCGATGAAGTACTAATCTTCGTGGAAGAATGTGTTGAACCAAAGGCAGTATCCCTCATACTCCGGGGAAGTACCAGACACGTAGCTGAAGAAATAGAAAGGGCAGTGGAAGATGCTATTGGAGTGGTTTCAGCCACATTGGAAGATGGAAAAGTGGTAGCTGGAGGCGGAGCACCAGAAATAGCCATAGCCAAAGGATTAAAAGAATACGCGGACACCATAAGTGGCAGAGAACAGCTGGCAGTAGCAGCATTTGCCGAAGCCCTGGAAGTTGTACCCAAAACCCTAGCAGAAAACGCAGGACTGGACCAGATCGATGCACTGGTGGATCTAAGAGCAGCCCATGAAAATAATCCATACATGGGATTAGATGTCTTTAAGGGTGATGTAACTGATATGAAGGAAGCAAAGGTCATTGAACCTCATCGAGTAAAAAAACAGGCCATTCAATCTGCAGCTGAAGCAGCAGAGATGATCCTCCGTATCGATGATATGATAGCTTCCTCAGGCCCAAGCGAACCTGACATGGGTGGAATGGAAGGCATGGGCGGAATGCCCGGTGGAATGCCACCAATGTAA
- a CDS encoding protein translocase subunit SecF, with amino-acid sequence MLKLEQFLESYKPLIAIPVVITIIALLITATIGLEQGIELKGGTVAVVDLQKPISQSDLQSLISKGLNKSQVDVTISNNQATVEIVGDTDVVKLASVLKGTGNITSYRSVGPVLGKESMTQVYYALAFAFIFMSITVFIIFRNFVPSMAVILAALSDIIIAIGGMSLFGIPLSVASVGALLMLIGYSVDTDILLTTRVLKRTEGSVTERAIDAMKTGLTMAAAAIGSMAALYVVTIFLIPAASTLANIAAVLIIGLVADVLATWLMNLGILRWYMEARK; translated from the coding sequence TTGTTAAAGTTAGAACAGTTTCTGGAATCATACAAACCACTCATCGCCATTCCAGTGGTGATCACCATTATCGCCCTCTTAATAACCGCCACCATAGGCCTTGAACAGGGTATTGAGCTTAAAGGTGGTACCGTGGCTGTGGTGGATCTGCAAAAACCCATTAGTCAAAGTGATTTGCAATCATTGATTAGTAAGGGGCTTAACAAATCTCAGGTTGATGTTACAATTAGTAACAATCAGGCCACTGTGGAGATAGTTGGAGATACAGACGTGGTAAAACTAGCATCAGTACTGAAGGGAACCGGGAATATAACCAGTTACCGCTCTGTGGGTCCGGTTCTGGGTAAAGAATCAATGACCCAGGTTTACTATGCACTGGCATTTGCTTTCATCTTTATGAGCATTACTGTGTTTATTATATTCCGTAATTTTGTGCCCAGCATGGCAGTTATTCTTGCAGCCCTTTCTGATATCATCATTGCCATTGGAGGAATGAGCCTCTTTGGCATACCCCTTTCCGTTGCCTCGGTGGGTGCTTTACTCATGCTTATTGGTTACAGTGTAGACACGGATATACTGCTTACCACCCGGGTTCTGAAAAGAACCGAAGGTAGCGTGACTGAAAGAGCTATTGATGCCATGAAAACAGGTCTGACCATGGCTGCAGCAGCTATTGGTTCTATGGCTGCCTTATATGTGGTTACAATTTTCTTAATACCTGCTGCCTCAACCCTGGCTAACATTGCTGCGGTGCTGATAATAGGACTTGTAGCAGATGTTCTGGCCACCTGGCTCATGAACCTTGGAATCCTTAGATGGTACATGGAGGCAAGAAAATGA
- a CDS encoding phenylalanine--tRNA ligase subunit beta, with protein MPVIKFTYKDLEDLLKQPIDKDELIDLLPMISSDIEDYDDEQVKVEFFPNRPDFLSVEGVARTIKGFLGIEVGIPQYHLEPSHTSITIDPELKDIRPYTACCLVLDVQLTEDKLVQVMDFQEDLHWVMGRDRKKVAIGIHNLDVLKGPFRYLAADPDETSFKPLEMDEEMTLREILTEHKKGKAYAHLLDQYNKYPLIMDSEDQILSMPPIINGELTKLTADTKNLFIDVTGTEKQAVERTLNIIATSFAEAGAQIQTMENIYPDETFTRPDLTPKEKVLRVKNTEKITGLSLTPQNVVEALEKVRLSAEIIDEDRIKVKIPPYRVDILHEVDLIENVAIGYCFRKIEPELPRVATVGREDPYQDFDQNVREIMNGLSFSEVMSLMLTNEESHYHKMKLRETERVEVAQPISQDRTMIRQSLLNGLLEFLEDNKHEELPQKIFEVGETVFLDSEKETMTVGVKKMAAMVTHSQANFTEIKSISDSFIRNLGLEMQLEDLDHPSFIKGRCAQLKGLKKGTSRVMVEGYFGEMNPEVITNFQLEYPVIALEVEFKHF; from the coding sequence ATGCCTGTAATAAAATTCACCTATAAAGACTTGGAAGATTTATTAAAACAACCAATTGACAAGGATGAACTCATAGACCTACTTCCTATGATCAGTAGTGATATTGAGGATTATGATGATGAACAAGTGAAGGTAGAATTCTTCCCTAACCGTCCAGATTTCCTCAGTGTGGAGGGAGTGGCTCGAACCATCAAAGGTTTTCTGGGAATAGAAGTAGGTATCCCACAATATCATCTGGAACCATCCCACACTAGCATCACTATTGACCCTGAACTAAAAGATATCCGGCCTTACACTGCCTGTTGTCTGGTTTTAGATGTTCAACTTACTGAAGATAAATTAGTACAGGTCATGGACTTCCAGGAAGACTTACACTGGGTTATGGGCAGGGACAGGAAAAAAGTAGCCATAGGTATCCATAACCTGGATGTATTGAAAGGACCTTTCCGTTATCTGGCTGCCGATCCAGATGAAACATCCTTCAAACCCCTGGAAATGGATGAAGAGATGACCCTCAGAGAGATACTCACAGAACACAAGAAAGGAAAAGCATACGCACATTTGTTAGACCAATATAACAAATATCCTTTGATCATGGATTCAGAGGATCAAATTCTTTCAATGCCACCAATAATCAATGGAGAACTCACAAAACTCACTGCAGACACTAAAAATCTATTTATCGACGTTACTGGAACAGAAAAACAGGCTGTGGAGCGCACATTAAACATTATAGCCACTAGCTTCGCAGAAGCAGGAGCCCAAATCCAGACCATGGAAAACATCTACCCAGATGAAACATTCACCAGACCAGACCTAACACCAAAAGAAAAAGTTCTTAGGGTTAAAAATACAGAAAAAATCACAGGACTCTCTTTAACTCCTCAAAATGTGGTTGAAGCCCTGGAAAAGGTGCGTCTCAGTGCTGAGATCATTGATGAGGATAGGATTAAGGTTAAAATTCCACCTTACCGGGTGGACATACTCCATGAGGTTGACCTCATCGAAAATGTGGCTATTGGTTATTGCTTCAGGAAAATAGAACCAGAACTCCCACGTGTGGCTACTGTGGGCCGGGAAGACCCTTATCAGGATTTCGATCAGAACGTGCGGGAGATCATGAATGGTTTATCATTTTCTGAGGTCATGAGTTTAATGCTCACCAATGAAGAGAGTCATTACCATAAAATGAAACTCAGAGAAACAGAAAGGGTAGAAGTGGCCCAGCCCATCAGCCAGGACCGAACCATGATAAGGCAGAGTCTTCTTAATGGCTTACTAGAATTTTTAGAAGATAACAAACACGAAGAACTCCCTCAGAAGATTTTTGAAGTTGGAGAGACAGTCTTTCTGGATAGTGAGAAAGAAACCATGACAGTGGGGGTTAAAAAGATGGCAGCCATGGTCACCCACTCCCAAGCAAACTTCACCGAGATAAAATCCATCAGTGACTCATTTATAAGAAATCTTGGCCTGGAAATGCAACTAGAAGATTTGGATCATCCTAGTTTCATCAAAGGAAGATGTGCCCAGTTGAAAGGTTTAAAAAAAGGAACATCTAGAGTAATGGTAGAAGGATACTTTGGAGAGATGAATCCCGAAGTAATAACTAATTTCCAGCTTGAATACCCAGTTATAGCTCTAGAAGTTGAGTTTAAACATTTTTAA
- a CDS encoding preprotein translocase subunit SecD produces MRYEELLKDKRVLLLILLVIGSIAAISAFGIQEGLDLKGGSVIQIQLEQPVDSATMSTVTAVLDKRLNIFGVKDVKVYPSGNQNVIVEIAGVQPDDVAKIVGTNGKFEAKINNKTALVGSDITNVQPYQVMGTQWQVPFKVSLEGANRFAQVAKGQAGVPVEMYLDDELITSPELSAELANGQPSTEVMISGGEATKEEAQKEAKSIQTLLQSGALPVKVKIVGVSSVSAELGDQFKNGALIAGVLALLVISAIIMIRYRRPILVIPIMLTTIAELILILGAAAVIHWNIDLAAIAGILAAIGTGVDDQIIITDEVLKGFREKKRISGVRTQIKKAFFIIFAAAGTLIAAMLPLAYIGFSRGATGIGVLSGFAFTTVLGVLIGIFLTRPVYAKFIELTLDPKK; encoded by the coding sequence ATGAGATACGAAGAACTTCTCAAAGATAAACGAGTTTTACTACTTATCTTGCTGGTAATTGGAAGTATAGCAGCAATATCTGCCTTCGGAATACAAGAAGGTTTAGATCTAAAGGGTGGTTCCGTGATTCAGATACAGCTGGAACAACCAGTGGACTCAGCCACCATGAGCACGGTTACCGCAGTTCTGGATAAAAGGTTGAACATTTTCGGTGTGAAAGATGTTAAAGTCTATCCCAGTGGAAATCAGAATGTGATTGTGGAAATTGCTGGAGTTCAACCCGATGATGTGGCCAAAATCGTGGGAACCAATGGTAAATTCGAAGCCAAAATTAACAACAAGACCGCTCTGGTGGGTTCTGATATCACCAATGTACAACCATATCAGGTTATGGGAACCCAATGGCAAGTTCCGTTTAAGGTTTCACTGGAGGGTGCTAACCGTTTTGCCCAAGTAGCTAAGGGACAGGCAGGGGTGCCTGTGGAGATGTACCTTGATGATGAGTTAATCACTTCTCCAGAGCTTTCTGCTGAACTGGCTAATGGACAGCCATCCACTGAGGTAATGATCAGTGGTGGGGAAGCTACTAAGGAAGAGGCACAGAAAGAGGCAAAAAGTATTCAAACATTACTCCAGTCTGGTGCTCTCCCAGTTAAGGTTAAAATAGTGGGTGTGAGCAGTGTTTCTGCAGAACTAGGAGATCAGTTTAAAAATGGAGCGCTAATAGCAGGAGTTCTTGCCTTGCTGGTAATCTCGGCCATCATAATGATCAGATATCGTCGGCCTATACTGGTTATTCCCATTATGTTAACCACCATAGCTGAACTTATTCTGATTCTAGGTGCTGCAGCTGTAATCCACTGGAACATTGACCTGGCAGCCATTGCAGGTATACTGGCAGCTATTGGTACTGGAGTTGATGATCAGATCATAATCACTGATGAAGTGCTTAAAGGATTCCGTGAGAAGAAAAGAATCTCTGGAGTCCGCACACAGATAAAAAAGGCGTTTTTCATCATATTCGCAGCTGCCGGAACCCTTATAGCTGCCATGCTACCACTGGCCTACATAGGTTTCAGTCGTGGTGCTACTGGAATAGGTGTTCTCTCTGGTTTCGCATTCACCACTGTTCTGGGAGTTCTAATTGGAATATTTTTAACCAGACCAGTGTATGCAAAGTTCATAGAACTAACTCTGGACCCTAAAAAATAA
- a CDS encoding NAD(P)H-dependent oxidoreductase: MKTMILFYSRTRKTALVARTLAQEVNADYIEITDLNARDGALNYLKASVDAFRENKTLIKPETVDLTDYDLVYVGSPTWASKPAPAIITLIDQCNFQGKDVILFATMGSSGGQKVIERMREKIEPRGGRMIKSFLVKTGNKKTDQLIEEVKRIVTEEDLPLYGI; this comes from the coding sequence ATGAAAACAATGATTCTGTTTTACTCAAGAACCAGGAAAACCGCCCTGGTAGCCAGGACATTAGCCCAGGAAGTCAATGCAGATTATATTGAAATCACAGATCTCAATGCAAGAGATGGTGCATTGAATTATCTTAAAGCTTCAGTGGATGCCTTTCGTGAAAATAAAACTTTGATAAAACCTGAAACTGTTGACCTCACAGATTACGATTTGGTATATGTGGGTAGCCCCACCTGGGCCAGTAAACCAGCACCAGCAATCATAACCCTCATTGACCAGTGCAACTTCCAAGGTAAAGATGTTATCCTGTTTGCCACTATGGGGAGTTCCGGTGGTCAGAAGGTAATTGAGAGGATGAGAGAGAAAATAGAACCCCGTGGTGGGCGTATGATTAAATCCTTCCTGGTTAAAACTGGTAATAAAAAAACAGATCAATTAATTGAAGAGGTTAAAAGAATTGTAACAGAAGAAGACCTCCCTTTATACGGGATTTGA
- a CDS encoding metal-dependent transcriptional regulator → MTSEKTVSANAEEYLEVLYKLSLEERPVKTTKISKKLNIAPASVTQMLKKLEKAGYVHHSPYKGVTLTEEGYTIASKVTRKHRLLERFLHDILHIKMDKIHEQACEMEHSLSDDAERAICQLLDQPDECPDDGELIPVCDFKFETCEECRKRRLEEVNEVGKRDKNLVALTSMKKSEIGKVSFIRGDYKVIRRLMDMGITIGVEICILEVAPFKGPVEVLVRGSRLALGRSIARNVFVEVIKDHTPHTQGALSYG, encoded by the coding sequence ATGACATCTGAGAAAACCGTGAGTGCAAATGCAGAGGAATATCTGGAGGTTCTCTATAAACTTTCACTGGAAGAAAGACCGGTGAAGACTACTAAAATTTCTAAAAAACTAAACATAGCCCCGGCAAGCGTTACACAGATGTTAAAAAAACTAGAAAAGGCTGGTTATGTTCATCATTCTCCTTACAAGGGAGTTACACTCACTGAGGAAGGATACACCATTGCCTCAAAGGTAACCCGAAAGCACCGTCTTCTGGAACGATTCCTGCACGATATACTTCACATAAAAATGGATAAGATACATGAACAGGCTTGTGAAATGGAACACTCGCTTTCAGATGATGCTGAACGGGCGATATGCCAGCTATTAGATCAGCCTGATGAATGTCCTGATGATGGGGAATTGATACCAGTCTGTGACTTTAAATTTGAAACCTGTGAGGAATGCCGAAAACGCAGGTTAGAAGAAGTAAATGAAGTTGGAAAACGGGATAAAAATTTAGTTGCTCTTACCAGCATGAAAAAATCGGAAATAGGCAAAGTTTCTTTTATCAGGGGGGATTATAAGGTTATCCGTAGATTAATGGATATGGGTATCACCATAGGTGTTGAAATATGTATTCTGGAAGTGGCACCATTCAAAGGACCAGTGGAAGTTCTGGTTAGGGGATCCAGACTTGCATTGGGGAGATCTATTGCCCGTAACGTATTTGTAGAAGTCATCAAGGATCACACGCCTCACACCCAAGGAGCACTATCATATGGTTAG
- a CDS encoding transposase, which translates to MRKAFRFKSTLDYLELSEVFSRFDDCQVLEFVLKRLNKEFKKDVRGNRKIIIDSTDIRFRINLEKRYYDDRTLEENGYEFGFSSSKKKFIGGKLTIAMDYDTCQPLAMLFHPGAVHDSQIYLEILEDLKRRRILKKGDLVLADKGYFSFKNYGSGLMDYKIVPLIRPKKNTRKDRVFSQFNYPLELCCVETPLKTLYRRLVTKLSKLYDKWDYLKSIRSKIEAFIKFFKNGVGYEQVPSYTYKSVAKTTYLSVLLAALIVSKLKPDNKQLQRLAEM; encoded by the coding sequence TTGAGAAAAGCATTCAGGTTCAAATCGACTTTAGATTATTTAGAACTTTCAGAGGTTTTCTCACGCTTTGACGACTGCCAAGTACTTGAATTTGTTTTGAAACGTTTAAATAAAGAATTTAAAAAGGATGTGAGGGGAAATAGGAAGATAATCATTGATTCAACGGATATCCGTTTTAGAATAAATCTTGAAAAAAGGTATTATGATGATCGAACTTTAGAAGAAAATGGCTATGAATTTGGCTTTTCTAGCTCCAAAAAGAAATTTATTGGAGGAAAATTAACAATAGCCATGGATTACGACACTTGCCAACCATTAGCCATGCTATTCCACCCCGGTGCAGTTCACGACAGCCAAATTTATCTAGAAATCCTAGAAGACCTGAAAAGAAGAAGAATACTAAAAAAAGGAGACTTAGTGCTAGCTGATAAAGGCTATTTCAGCTTCAAAAACTATGGGTCTGGATTAATGGACTATAAAATCGTTCCTTTAATCCGACCAAAGAAAAATACACGAAAAGACAGAGTTTTCAGCCAATTTAACTACCCATTAGAGTTATGCTGTGTGGAAACTCCATTAAAAACATTATACAGACGTCTAGTGACTAAATTAAGTAAATTATACGACAAATGGGACTATTTAAAGTCCATACGAAGCAAAATTGAAGCTTTTATCAAATTCTTCAAGAATGGAGTCGGTTATGAACAAGTACCATCTTATACATACAAATCAGTAGCAAAAACGACATATTTAAGTGTACTTTTAGCAGCCTTAATAGTATCCAAACTAAAACCAGATAACAAGCAACTACAACGGCTCGCTGAAATGTAA
- a CDS encoding N-acetyl-gamma-glutamyl-phosphate reductase, whose translation MLEVAIIGASGYTGGELLRFLETHEEVEVVAATSRQYADTPVQRVHPHLQDVDLNFENRTPGDLDVDLVFTATPHGASMKIVPELVERGVKVVDLSGDYRFDDIEVYEKWYGLKHTGPLDAVYGMPEMYRNEIKKANLVANPGCYPTGAILASIPLVKEKLVETIVADSKSGVSGAGINPTPATHYPNISDNIVPYAVTNHRHMPEIQEKLGKYADVRVSFTPHLVPVIRGILTTIHCFPKKEISSEDVLHSYQDHYRDEPFVRVLDAGEMPRLSAVRGSNFCHIGCFEIDENGRLVVVSAIDNLVKGASGAAVANMNIMCGFPETMSLEACGLHP comes from the coding sequence ATGTTAGAAGTAGCGATTATTGGAGCCAGTGGTTATACAGGAGGAGAACTACTAAGGTTCCTCGAGACACATGAAGAAGTTGAAGTAGTAGCAGCCACTTCCCGGCAGTACGCTGACACACCCGTGCAAAGGGTCCACCCCCATCTACAGGATGTTGATTTGAATTTCGAAAACAGAACACCCGGTGATTTGGATGTTGATCTGGTGTTCACTGCCACCCCTCACGGAGCTTCCATGAAAATTGTCCCTGAATTGGTTGAAAGAGGAGTTAAAGTGGTTGATTTAAGCGGTGACTACCGTTTCGATGATATTGAAGTATACGAAAAGTGGTATGGTCTTAAACATACAGGACCATTGGATGCAGTCTATGGTATGCCTGAAATGTATCGAAATGAGATAAAAAAAGCTAATCTGGTTGCTAACCCTGGATGCTATCCCACCGGAGCCATCCTTGCCAGTATCCCCCTGGTGAAAGAAAAACTGGTAGAAACTATAGTTGCTGACTCTAAAAGCGGGGTTAGTGGTGCTGGAATAAACCCCACCCCTGCAACCCATTATCCCAACATAAGTGACAATATAGTACCCTACGCTGTCACCAACCACCGTCACATGCCCGAAATTCAGGAAAAACTGGGAAAGTATGCTGATGTTCGGGTTTCCTTCACCCCACATCTGGTACCGGTTATCAGAGGGATTTTAACCACCATTCATTGCTTCCCCAAGAAAGAAATTAGTTCCGAAGATGTGCTACATAGTTATCAGGACCACTACCGTGATGAACCATTTGTCCGGGTTCTGGATGCGGGGGAAATGCCACGTTTAAGTGCTGTGCGAGGATCCAACTTCTGCCATATTGGTTGCTTTGAAATCGATGAAAATGGACGGTTAGTTGTTGTTTCTGCAATTGATAACCTGGTTAAAGGTGCTTCAGGTGCAGCAGTGGCCAATATGAACATCATGTGTGGTTTCCCAGAAACAATGTCCCTGGAAGCTTGTGGATTGCACCCCTAA